Below is a window of Escherichia coli DSM 30083 = JCM 1649 = ATCC 11775 DNA.
ACGACTCTTTAGGAAGGTAATAATGTTTATTGGCCCACTGAACTGTCGTCAGTGGAACAGGAATAATGAGAGATAAAAGCCCTGTAGCTATCGCACCGGCTGCATTAGCTGCCTTCTGCGCGTCTGAAATCATCGATCCACCCGCCCACGTTTTCACCGGCCTTAGCTGCAACATTGGAGGCTTTCGCGATTTCAGTTTTCACCACATCAAGGTGTGATGGTGAAATGTCCGGATATTTACGCTGTAATGTCAACGGCACACGCACAAGTATCCCCGAAATCTCCTGTGCCACACGTTGCAGAATGAAGGTAAACAGTTCAGTTTCCAGCACCACTCCGTCTTCACGGGCATTTTTCAGTTCCTGCGCATCTGCCTGCGCTTTTGTGAGCCGGTAGCGTTCATAGTCAATGGTGCCGGGTTGTAAATCTGACTCCGCTGCCGCACGCAAATCGGCCAGTTCTTTGCGGAGCTTTTCGTTTTCGATATCAGTTTCCCTCTGCGCATACCACTGAATTGCCATGGCAGTATCAAATACAGATTCAATGCCCTTACTGCCTTTGGAGACGCAAGGGAGCCCCTGAGACTGCCAGCGTTCAATCGTCCGCGGGTCCACGTTAAAAATTTCGGCAAGCCTCTTTTTATTAACCTTCATAGAACAACCCATTATCAAATACAAGGCCCGACATGAAAACGCCAGAAAAAGGCATTTTCGGACACTTTCATGTCGGACATTTATGAATGCAATATTAAAAAAAACAAAAAGTTATATTCGAGAAGTACCGACACGATTTTCCCTGAAAAATTTTCATAAATAGTGAAAAACCGCGAGGTCGCCGCCCCGTAACCTGTCGGATCACCGGAAAGGACCCGTAAAGCGATAATGATTATCATCTACATATCACAACGTGCGTGGAGGCCATCAAACCACGTCAAATAATCAATTATGACGCAGGTATCGTATTAATTGATCTGCATCAACCTAACGTAAAAACAACTTCAGACAATACAAATCAGCGACACTGAATACAGGGCAACCTCATGTCAACGAAGAACAGAACCCGCAGAACAACAACCCGCAACATCCGCTTTCCTAACCAAATGATTGAACAAATTAACATCGCTCTTGTTCAAAAAGGGTCCGGGAATTTCTCAGCCTGGGTCATTGAAGCCTGCCGCCGGAGACTGTGCTCAGAAAAAAGAGTTTCGCCTGAAGCAAACAAAGAAAAGAGTGACATTACTGAATTGCTCAGAAAACAGGTCAGACCAGATTGAAGCAAT
It encodes the following:
- a CDS encoding terminase small subunit, whose protein sequence is MKVNKKRLAEIFNVDPRTIERWQSQGLPCVSKGSKGIESVFDTAMAIQWYAQRETDIENEKLRKELADLRAAAESDLQPGTIDYERYRLTKAQADAQELKNAREDGVVLETELFTFILQRVAQEISGILVRVPLTLQRKYPDISPSHLDVVKTEIAKASNVAAKAGENVGGWIDDFRRAEGS
- the ynfO gene encoding YlcI/YnfO family protein — encoded protein: MSTKNRTRRTTTRNIRFPNQMIEQINIALVQKGSGNFSAWVIEACRRRLCSEKRVSPEANKEKSDITELLRKQVRPD